From one Rubrobacter xylanophilus genomic stretch:
- a CDS encoding NYN domain-containing protein, protein MPEDLAIFIDWENIYISTVSEYGAKPNVSAILEKAREYGRIVSATAYADWTDGEFRDAPPTLYSNGISPRYISARYFPGGKSQKRRTNSIDVMLAVECVDFLHNHPQVDTYVLVTGDGDFIPLVNLLRSRGKVVVVIGVSEATSYHLIESADHFVSYASLLEEDRAARDRERQPKKKEVDPFRELVRAVEALKKGDKTRVLGQVKQQMIVQMGSFDERDHGFKKFKDFVVEAERRGLVKTVDEEFELHVYLPDEKIPEQLVADLASEEPQRDGGGRDGEGLDLTEDLTPYELRTICRSIADLRQPASMVEILSRLRELDERGELELSREERVEVVEALLDAGYLNPVRARPYKQAKADMTLYALDAQSRQVRNILDGAAEAAAQSASR, encoded by the coding sequence ATGCCTGAAGATCTGGCCATCTTCATAGACTGGGAGAACATCTACATCTCCACGGTCAGCGAGTACGGCGCGAAGCCCAACGTCTCGGCGATCCTGGAGAAGGCGCGGGAGTACGGCAGGATCGTCTCGGCCACGGCCTACGCCGACTGGACCGACGGGGAGTTCCGCGACGCCCCGCCCACGCTGTACTCCAACGGGATCTCCCCGCGCTACATCTCCGCCCGCTACTTCCCGGGCGGCAAGTCCCAGAAGCGCCGCACCAACTCCATAGACGTCATGCTGGCGGTGGAGTGCGTGGACTTCCTGCACAACCACCCGCAGGTGGACACCTACGTGCTGGTGACCGGCGACGGGGACTTCATCCCGCTGGTGAACCTGCTCAGAAGCCGGGGCAAGGTGGTGGTCGTCATCGGGGTCTCGGAGGCCACCTCCTACCACCTGATAGAGTCCGCCGACCACTTCGTCTCCTACGCCTCCCTGCTGGAGGAGGACCGGGCGGCCCGCGACCGCGAGCGCCAGCCGAAGAAGAAGGAGGTAGACCCGTTCCGCGAGCTGGTGCGGGCCGTGGAGGCCCTGAAGAAGGGCGACAAGACGCGGGTGCTCGGGCAGGTGAAGCAGCAGATGATCGTGCAGATGGGCTCCTTCGACGAGCGGGACCACGGCTTCAAGAAGTTCAAGGACTTCGTGGTGGAGGCCGAGCGCCGGGGTCTGGTGAAGACGGTCGACGAGGAGTTCGAGCTGCACGTCTACCTGCCGGACGAGAAGATCCCGGAGCAGCTGGTGGCGGACCTGGCCTCCGAGGAACCCCAGCGGGACGGCGGCGGGAGGGACGGCGAGGGTCTGGATCTCACCGAGGACCTCACCCCCTACGAGCTGCGTACCATCTGCCGGAGCATAGCCGACCTCCGCCAGCCGGCCTCGATGGTGGAGATCCTCAGCCGCCTGCGCGAGCTGGACGAGCGGGGAGAGCTGGAGCTCTCCCGCGAGGAGAGGGTGGAAGTCGTCGAAGCCCTCCTCGACGCAGGATACCTCAACCCCGTGCGCGCCCGACCATACAAACAGGCGAAGGCGGACATGACGCTCTACGCCCTGGATGCCCAGAGCAGACAGGTGCGGAACATCCTCGACGGCGCCGCTGAGGCCGCCGCTCAGTCGGCCAGCCGGTAG
- the gyrA gene encoding DNA gyrase subunit A: MLDTFSGNIQQHSIEDEIRSSFLSYAMSVIVSRALPDVRDGLKPVHRRVLYAMHDLGLQPNRPYRKSATVVGEVIGKYHPHGDAAVYDTLVRLAQDFSMRHPLVDGQGNFGSVDGDPAAAMRYTEARLTRIATEMLRDINADTVDFVPNFDESQREPEVLPARFPNLLVNGADGIAVGMATKIPPHNLGEVIDATVALIDDPDLDDERLARYIKGPDFPTGGIVVGTRGIREAIRTGRGSVRVRAKAHTEQIKGNRTQIVVTELPYQVNKAQLLQKIAELVKDRKITDVSDLRDESDRGGMRIVIELKREAVPKVVLNNLFKHTQMQQSFGVNVVALVDGVPKTLSYKEVLRHYVAHQFEVVTRRTRHELERARARAHILEGLLIALSNLDEVVETIRRSRNVETARRNLVKRFRLSERQAQAILDLRLQRLTALERRKVEQDHRDLVEKIEYLEGVLADDSKVYGIIKEELLEIKAAYADERRTAITAQEGAEFEVEDLIAEEEMVISISHEGYLKSVPIGSFRKQGRGGMGVAGMELKEGDYIEHLFITTTHHYMLFFTNLGKVYRLKVHQLPRMGRAAKGRHVANLLPLAPGERIAAVISTRNFDEAEYLLFATRQGMVKKTPFADYNTPLKNEGIIAVKLAAGDELIAVRHASEEDEVVLVTRGGKGLRFRQGDVRPMGRATAGVKGITLKSGDALLSMDVVSDEAADLFMVTEKGFGKRTAISEFRPQGRGGQGVIAMKTNGDRGEIAGVQVVRPGLHELVIVSNMGTTIRMDSDSVPRQGRAAQGVRVMNLREGDSVSALAKVVSSRGEPGEPDELALDGIKEERADRSATGSPEPAANGGRKRG, from the coding sequence ATGCTTGACACCTTCTCGGGCAACATCCAGCAGCACTCCATAGAGGACGAGATCCGCTCCTCCTTCCTCTCCTACGCGATGAGCGTGATCGTCTCGCGGGCGCTGCCAGACGTGCGGGACGGTCTCAAGCCGGTGCACCGGCGCGTACTCTACGCGATGCACGACCTTGGACTGCAGCCCAACCGTCCCTACCGCAAGAGCGCCACGGTCGTCGGCGAGGTGATCGGTAAGTACCACCCGCACGGGGACGCCGCGGTCTACGACACGCTGGTGCGGCTCGCCCAGGACTTCTCCATGCGCCACCCGCTGGTGGACGGCCAGGGGAACTTCGGGAGCGTGGACGGCGACCCGGCGGCGGCCATGCGCTACACGGAGGCCCGTCTCACCCGGATCGCCACCGAGATGTTGCGGGACATAAACGCCGACACGGTCGACTTCGTCCCCAACTTCGACGAGAGCCAGCGCGAGCCCGAGGTGCTGCCCGCGCGCTTTCCGAACCTGCTCGTCAACGGGGCCGACGGGATCGCGGTCGGAATGGCCACCAAGATCCCCCCGCACAACCTCGGAGAGGTCATCGACGCCACGGTGGCGCTCATCGACGATCCGGACCTCGACGACGAGCGGCTGGCCCGCTACATAAAGGGCCCGGACTTCCCGACCGGCGGCATAGTGGTGGGCACCCGGGGCATCCGGGAGGCCATCCGCACCGGGCGGGGCTCGGTGCGGGTGCGGGCCAAGGCCCACACCGAGCAGATAAAGGGCAACCGGACCCAGATCGTCGTCACGGAGCTGCCCTACCAGGTGAACAAGGCGCAGCTCTTGCAGAAGATCGCCGAGCTGGTCAAGGACCGCAAGATTACCGACGTCTCCGACCTGCGCGACGAGTCGGATCGCGGCGGGATGCGGATCGTGATCGAGCTCAAGCGGGAGGCGGTCCCGAAGGTGGTGCTGAACAACCTGTTCAAGCACACCCAGATGCAGCAGAGCTTCGGGGTTAACGTGGTCGCGCTGGTGGATGGGGTGCCGAAGACCCTCTCCTACAAGGAGGTCCTGCGGCACTACGTCGCCCACCAGTTCGAGGTCGTCACCCGCAGGACGCGCCATGAGCTGGAGCGCGCCCGGGCCCGGGCGCACATCCTGGAGGGTTTGCTCATCGCGCTCTCCAACCTGGACGAGGTGGTGGAGACCATCCGGCGCTCGCGCAACGTGGAGACCGCCCGCAGGAACCTGGTGAAGCGGTTCAGGCTCTCGGAGCGCCAGGCTCAGGCGATCCTGGACCTCCGGCTGCAGCGGCTCACCGCGCTCGAGCGGCGCAAGGTGGAGCAGGACCATCGAGACCTCGTCGAGAAGATAGAGTACCTGGAGGGCGTGCTAGCCGACGATTCCAAGGTCTACGGGATCATCAAAGAGGAGCTGCTCGAGATAAAGGCTGCCTACGCCGACGAGCGCAGGACCGCCATCACCGCCCAGGAAGGGGCCGAGTTCGAGGTGGAGGACCTCATCGCCGAGGAGGAGATGGTGATCTCCATCTCCCACGAGGGCTACCTCAAGAGCGTGCCCATAGGCTCCTTCCGCAAGCAGGGCCGGGGTGGCATGGGCGTCGCCGGGATGGAGCTGAAGGAGGGCGACTACATCGAGCACCTCTTCATCACCACCACCCACCACTACATGCTCTTCTTCACCAACCTGGGCAAGGTCTACCGCCTGAAGGTCCACCAGCTGCCGCGCATGGGCCGGGCGGCCAAGGGCCGCCACGTGGCAAACCTGCTGCCGCTGGCTCCCGGAGAGCGGATAGCGGCCGTGATCTCCACCCGGAACTTCGACGAGGCGGAGTACCTGCTCTTCGCCACCCGGCAGGGGATGGTCAAGAAGACCCCCTTCGCCGACTACAACACCCCGCTCAAGAACGAGGGGATCATCGCCGTAAAGCTCGCCGCCGGAGACGAGCTCATCGCCGTCCGGCACGCCTCCGAGGAGGACGAGGTCGTCCTCGTCACCCGCGGCGGCAAGGGGCTGCGCTTCCGGCAGGGCGACGTGCGCCCCATGGGTCGCGCCACCGCCGGGGTCAAGGGGATCACGCTGAAGAGCGGCGATGCCCTGCTCTCCATGGACGTGGTCTCCGACGAGGCCGCCGACCTCTTCATGGTCACCGAGAAGGGCTTCGGCAAGCGCACCGCCATCTCCGAGTTCCGGCCCCAGGGACGCGGCGGCCAAGGCGTCATCGCGATGAAGACCAACGGTGATCGGGGCGAGATCGCGGGCGTCCAGGTGGTGCGCCCGGGGTTGCACGAGCTCGTCATAGTCTCCAATATGGGGACCACCATCCGGATGGACAGCGACTCGGTCCCCCGTCAGGGGCGCGCCGCGCAGGGGGTGCGGGTGATGAACCTCCGGGAGGGCGACTCGGTGAGCGCCCTCGCCAAGGTGGTCTCCTCCCGCGGCGAGCCGGGGGAGCCGGACGAGCTGGCGCTGGATGGTATAAAGGAGGAGAGAGCTGATCGTTCCGCGACCGGGAGCCCCGAGCCGGCCGCGAACGGCGGGAGGAAGCGTGGATAA
- the gyrB gene encoding DNA topoisomerase (ATP-hydrolyzing) subunit B: protein MVARTAAKHSGKSDYDASSIQVLEGLEAVKRRPGMYIGSTGPRGLHHLVWEIVDNSIDEALAGHCTEISVIVHPDNSITVSDDGRGMPVGMMEKYGKSAAEVIMTTLHAGGKFDGQTYKVSGGLHGVGASVVNALSEWLELEIRRDGHVWTQRYERGFPVSGLQKGRKLGKREGTGTTVRFKPDPEIFETVEFSFDTLSRRFRESAFLNKGLSIRLVDEREEGREVTYRYEGGIKDFVAHINEAKDPVHKTILYFHREEEAGDVEVAMQWNSGYQDSVFTFANNINTHEGGTHLSGFRAALTRTINEYARQKGLLKEKEENLTGDDIREGLAAVISVKLREPQFEGQTKTKLGNTEIKGLVESATNRHLAEFLEENPGQARAIVTKAINASRARLAASKARKAIRKGYLESSTLPGKLADCSSKDPARSELYIVEGDSAGGSAKQGRDRNFQAILPLRGKILNVEKANINKVLSNAEIQAMISAIGAGVGDSFNIEEARYHKIVIMTDADVDGSHIRTLVLTFLYRNMPELIEAGYVYIAQPPLYKITHNRRDIYVYSDAELQETLRRLRADGNATVSRFKGLGEMNPQQLWETTMDPANRTLLQVTIDSAATADELFTALMGDKVEPRKAFIEANAKEAKNIDA, encoded by the coding sequence TTGGTAGCCAGGACCGCAGCCAAGCATTCCGGGAAGAGCGATTACGATGCAAGCTCCATCCAGGTACTTGAGGGGCTTGAGGCCGTCAAGCGGCGGCCGGGGATGTACATCGGCTCGACGGGGCCGCGGGGGCTGCACCACCTCGTATGGGAGATAGTCGACAACTCCATCGACGAGGCGCTCGCCGGCCACTGCACCGAGATAAGCGTAATCGTGCACCCTGACAACTCGATCACCGTCTCCGACGACGGGCGGGGGATGCCGGTGGGGATGATGGAGAAGTACGGCAAGTCCGCCGCCGAGGTCATCATGACCACGCTGCACGCCGGGGGCAAGTTCGACGGGCAGACCTACAAGGTCTCCGGGGGGCTGCACGGTGTGGGGGCCTCGGTGGTCAACGCTCTCTCGGAGTGGCTGGAGCTGGAGATAAGGCGCGACGGCCACGTCTGGACTCAGCGCTACGAGAGGGGATTTCCGGTCAGTGGGCTCCAGAAGGGGAGGAAGCTCGGCAAGCGGGAGGGCACTGGCACCACGGTGCGCTTCAAGCCCGACCCTGAGATCTTCGAGACCGTCGAGTTCTCCTTCGACACCCTGAGCCGCCGGTTCAGGGAGTCGGCCTTTCTCAACAAGGGCCTGAGCATCCGGCTCGTCGACGAGCGGGAGGAGGGGCGCGAGGTCACCTACCGGTACGAGGGGGGCATAAAGGACTTCGTGGCCCACATAAACGAGGCCAAGGACCCGGTACACAAGACCATCCTCTATTTCCACCGGGAGGAGGAGGCCGGCGACGTCGAGGTCGCCATGCAGTGGAACTCCGGTTATCAGGATTCGGTCTTCACCTTCGCCAACAACATCAACACGCACGAGGGGGGGACCCATCTTTCGGGCTTCAGGGCGGCGCTGACCAGGACCATCAACGAGTACGCCCGGCAGAAGGGGCTACTCAAGGAGAAGGAGGAGAACCTCACCGGCGACGACATCCGGGAGGGGCTTGCGGCGGTCATCTCCGTCAAGCTGCGCGAGCCGCAGTTCGAGGGGCAGACCAAGACCAAGCTGGGGAACACCGAGATCAAGGGGCTCGTGGAGAGCGCCACCAACCGGCACCTGGCCGAGTTCCTGGAGGAGAACCCGGGGCAGGCCCGGGCCATCGTCACCAAGGCCATAAACGCCAGCCGGGCGCGTCTGGCGGCCAGCAAGGCGCGCAAGGCCATAAGGAAGGGGTATCTGGAGAGCTCCACGCTTCCGGGCAAGCTCGCCGACTGCTCCTCCAAGGACCCGGCGCGCAGCGAGCTGTACATCGTCGAGGGGGATTCGGCGGGGGGATCTGCCAAGCAGGGGCGGGACCGCAACTTCCAGGCCATCTTGCCGCTGCGCGGCAAGATCCTCAACGTCGAGAAGGCCAACATAAACAAGGTTCTCTCGAACGCCGAGATACAGGCGATGATCAGCGCGATCGGGGCCGGGGTGGGCGACTCCTTCAACATCGAGGAGGCCCGCTACCACAAGATCGTCATCATGACCGACGCCGACGTGGACGGCAGCCACATAAGGACGCTCGTCCTCACCTTCCTCTACCGCAACATGCCCGAGCTCATAGAGGCCGGCTACGTCTACATAGCCCAGCCGCCGCTCTACAAGATCACCCACAACCGGCGCGACATCTACGTCTACAGCGACGCCGAGCTGCAGGAGACCCTGCGTCGGCTGCGGGCCGACGGCAACGCAACCGTCTCGCGCTTCAAGGGGCTCGGGGAGATGAACCCGCAGCAGCTGTGGGAGACCACCATGGACCCGGCCAACCGGACGCTGCTGCAGGTCACTATCGACTCCGCGGCCACCGCCGACGAGCTGTTCACCGCTCTGATGGGGGACAAGGTCGAGCCGCGCAAGGCGTTCATAGAGGCTAACGCCAAGGAGGCGAAGAACATCGATGCTTGA